Within Sphingobium sp. KCTC 72723, the genomic segment GTCGAAGGGTTGCGGTGGCACCGGACCGATCAGCACAATGTCGCGCCCTTCCGCCCGGATGGCGGCGATGGTGCGGTCCAGCTTTGCAACGAAAGCGGGATCGTCGAACAGGCCGTTGGCCCAGAAGGCGACCAGATAGACGCGGCGGATGGCAGGATCGGCCCGTAGCGCGGCGAAGGCTGCCTTGTTCGCGGCAGCGCAGCGGGCGTCCTTCGGATCGTCATAGGACAGGACCGGAGGGCAGCTGGACGTGGTGCGCTCGATCAGGGCGCGGCCTTCACGGCGTGCCTGTTCGCCCAGCGCATAGGCCAGTTCGACGCCATGGCTGTCGCCCCACAGCATCGCGTCGGGAGGGGTGGTTGCGCCCAGAACACAGGGCTGCGCGTCGCGCGCATATATGTCGTGGCATCGGCCGCGTTGCGGGCTGATGTCATGGCGCGCTGCTGCCAGTGCCAGCACGTGCGGGCCAAGGCGCGATGGCCAGCCGTCCGTGGCAAGCAAGGCCAGCGACAGCACGCCGATCAGCGCCATCGCGCCCGCCGTGAAGCGGAAGATGGCGACGGCGGCTATGCGATGCGAATCGCGGAAGGGGCGTTCGACAAAGCGCCAGGACAGCGTCGCAGCGATCAGCGATGCGGCCATCACGGCAATGCGGGTCGCGCCTGCCAGCGGCAGATCGGTAGCATATTCGGTAAAGACGATGAGTGGCCAGTGCCACAGATAGAGCGAGTAGGAGATGAGGCCCACCCCCACCAGCGGTCGCCAGCCAAGCAGACGTCCGGCGCTGGTGCATGGTGCTGCGTGGATCAGCGCGGCTGCGCCAAGGACGGGGGCGAGCGCAGCGATGCCGGGGAACAGCGTGTCGCGATCATAGCAGGCGACGGCCAGCGCTATGGCGGCCATTCCTGCCCACGCAATGGCTTCGCGCGCCCAGCGCTGGCGGATGGCGGGGACGCATCCCAATGCCAGCAGCGCCCCGGCGAGCAATTCCCAAGCGCGGGTCGGCAGCAGGTAAAAGGCGAAGCCGCTGGTGTCCCGCTGCATGAAAACAGACAGGGAGATGGACAATATTGCGATGCTTGCCACAACCAGATTGCGCCAGCGTGGGCAGGCGCGGACGAGCAGCATCAGCAGGATCGGGAAGCCAATATAATATTGTTCCTCCACCGCCAGCGACCAGGTGTGGAGCAGTGGCTTGACGTCTGCGCCGCCCGCGAAATAGCCGGTGTCAGTGAAGAACCACAGGTTCGAGACAAAGAACGTGGCCGCCAGCGCGGATTTGGGGACACTGGCCAGATCGCCGGGCAAATAGAGCCAGGCGGATGCCGCCAGCACCGCCAGCATCATCAGCGCCAGCGCAGGCATGATGCGGCGGAAGCGCCGTTCGTAGAAACGCAGGATCGAAAAGCGACCCTGATCGACTTCGCGGGCGATGATGCCAGTGATGAGATAGCCGGAAATGACGAAGAATATATCGACGCCGACATAGCCGCCGGAAAAGCCGGGGACATGGGCGTGGAACAGCAGCACCGGCAGGATGGCGAACGCGCGCAATCCGTCTATGTCGCGGCGGTAGCGGTCGGCCGTCGTTGGCATCGTCAGGGGTGCAGATCCGTGCATCGGGCGGGGATAGCGGCAAAGCCCTGATATTTGCTTTACCGTCGCGACTCGCATTCCACGCAATGGTAAATCAGAAATTTACGCTTTCCGTAGCGGAAGGCATCACTCGTTCCGCAAGCGATTGCAATTTGTGCAACCGCCATTTCATCCTTCGCATTTGCGAAGAATCGCCCCGTCCGCCAGTAGGAGTGTGCCTTTCAGGCATCCTCTCCTAAACTTTTCGGGCTGATCTCACGATCAGCCTTTTTTTTTACGCAAAGTTGCGCTAGGCGGATTGGGCTAAGGCGCGCCATATAACATGTTTCTGGAGAGGGGCCGCCGGTAAGACCGGCAAGGCGAGCCAAGGCACCGGGGGATCGAGCATCGACATGCTCTCCCCCATTTAACGTCCCAAATTGCTGCATCAATATCGAGCGGACCGATCGCCAGTCGGCCCGGTCAGCCCTCACCCGTTCCAGGCATGTTTCGGGAACCAGAAGTCTGATTTGCTGACCCGCCGCCCTGTCCCCCGGCCTGCGCCGGGGAACAGAATTGCAGCTGGCGTGCGTCAGGTCAGCGCAGCGCGTCGCTTCACGCCATTTCGCGGCCATAGGCCGTGACGGTTTCCACTTCCGCGCTGTCGCCCAGCACGACGCCCAGCCGCTGGTGCAGGCTGGTTGGCG encodes:
- a CDS encoding acyltransferase family protein, which translates into the protein MPTTADRYRRDIDGLRAFAILPVLLFHAHVPGFSGGYVGVDIFFVISGYLITGIIAREVDQGRFSILRFYERRFRRIMPALALMMLAVLAASAWLYLPGDLASVPKSALAATFFVSNLWFFTDTGYFAGGADVKPLLHTWSLAVEEQYYIGFPILLMLLVRACPRWRNLVVASIAILSISLSVFMQRDTSGFAFYLLPTRAWELLAGALLALGCVPAIRQRWAREAIAWAGMAAIALAVACYDRDTLFPGIAALAPVLGAAALIHAAPCTSAGRLLGWRPLVGVGLISYSLYLWHWPLIVFTEYATDLPLAGATRIAVMAASLIAATLSWRFVERPFRDSHRIAAVAIFRFTAGAMALIGVLSLALLATDGWPSRLGPHVLALAAARHDISPQRGRCHDIYARDAQPCVLGATTPPDAMLWGDSHGVELAYALGEQARREGRALIERTTSSCPPVLSYDDPKDARCAAANKAAFAALRADPAIRRVYLVAFWANGLFDDPAFVAKLDRTIAAIRAEGRDIVLIGPVPPQPFDVPRRLAHLARAGELAQAQGVERARIEARTTHLRALFARWQARGVRVIEPMAALCDARRCAIMQNGKPLYFDSHHLNMAGARLVVAKGG